A genomic segment from Rutidosis leptorrhynchoides isolate AG116_Rl617_1_P2 unplaced genomic scaffold, CSIRO_AGI_Rlap_v1 contig45, whole genome shotgun sequence encodes:
- the LOC139883789 gene encoding F-box/kelch-repeat protein At3g23880-like — MDDLPVELRNNIFFRLPIKEIGRCMCVSKKWLSYIEEPKFISSHATENFSSSSWMFWVVHQRVDLRNDNDDNLDVYKYFEIPPDVSRSLAICNGVICLLRRDTGGIELWNPTIKRKLSLPSPKVIDLTYFLAFGFDSSNDDYKVVKFSPSGNCEIFSLKRGSWESPEIDGRYKFGGWGRSVQLGINGPLCWLASNSVNPVMLAFDLTEETFQEIHLPECLWGANELDMNLQAYKEHSIAICYSTSSISQVWVMKEFGRVETWDKIWELDLAERPDIKEFVLMGIRNNGQVLWRADIYNKRTVMSSDAELGADKVLGVRAMMWDGVVRYFKESLVLARNENAETCPEYDIVPQWIDYDREVSVRVATAAEH; from the coding sequence ATGGATGATTTACCAGTTGAGCTCCGAAACAACATATTCTTCAGGCTTCCCATCAAAGAAATCGGTCGCTGCATGTGTGTGAGCAAGAAATGGCTCTCTTACATCGAAGAACCTAAATTCATTTCCTCACACGCCACCGAAAACTTCTCCTCCTCCTCGTGGATGTTCTGGGTAGTTCATCAAAGGGTGGATCTTCGTAACGATAACGATGATAACTTGGATGTGTACAAGTACTTCGAGATTCCACCAGATGTATCTCGTAGTCTTGCTATTTGCAATGGCGTCATCTGCCTCCTCCGACGCGATACTGGAGGAATTGAGTTGTGGAACCCTACCATTAAAAGAAAATTGAGTCTTCCTAGTCCCAAGGTCATCGATCTCACTTATTTTCTAGCGTTTGGGTTCGACTCCTCCAATGACGACTACAAAGTAGTTAAATTTTCCCCTTCCGGAAATTGCGAGATCTTCTCGCTTAAAAGAGGTTCTTGGGAATCTCCAGAAATCGATGGCCGATATAAGTTCGGTGGTTGGGGACGCTCGGTCCAACTTGGAATTAATGGCCCTTTGTGTTGGTTGGCTTCCAATTCCGTTAACCCCGTGATGTTGGCGTTTGATCTTACTGAAGAAACGTTTCAAGAAATTCATTTACCTGAGTGTTTGTGGGGAGCCAATGAATTGGACATGAACTTACAAGCCTATAAGGAGCATTCCATTGCAATTTGTTACTCAACATCGTCCATATCACAAGTATGGGTCATGAAAGAGTTCGGCCGTGTGGAGACATGGGACAAGATATGGGAACTTGATTTGGCAGAACGTCCTGATATAAAAGAATTTGTGCTGATGGGGATCCGAAATAACGGACAAGTATTGTGGAGAGCGGACATTTACAATAAGCGCACGGTTATGTCAAGTGATGCTGAGCTTGGAGCTGACAAGGTACTTGGAGTGAGGGCGATGATGTGGGATGGGGTTGTTAGGTACTTTAAAGAAAGCTTGGTTTTAGCAAGAAATGAAAATGCTGAGACTTGCCCTGAATATGATATTGTTCCTCAGTGGATTGATTATGACCGTGAAGTTTCTGTTCGCGTCGCTACAGCGGCGGAGCACTGA